The Anabas testudineus chromosome 11, fAnaTes1.2, whole genome shotgun sequence genome has a segment encoding these proteins:
- the otud6b gene encoding deubiquitinase OTUD6B isoform X1, translating into MEEGTVETPEELLAKQHRKEKKDLQAKIQSMKNAVPKNDKKRRKQLTEEIAKLEADLNQKHEEELRQLKSTADTKVEEMINRVETLKVEDGEQEEVKQPRVTKAQKRRDKKAAQEKERETRIAEAEVQNLLGVRHQEGLKLAQKLAQQQLQIKEISSDGHCMYRAIEDQLAQRSKPELSMSMKELRSRTADHMRNHADDFLPFLTNPNTGDMYTTGEFEKYCSDVEHTAAWGGQLELKALTQVLNLPIEVIQADSPTIKIGEEYDGEPITLVYMHHAYGLGEHYNSVEQLKDPANAEES; encoded by the exons ATGGAGGAGGGCACAGTGGAGACACCAGAGGAGCTGCTTGCAAAGCAGCACCGCAAGGAAAAGAAAGATCTGCAAG CTAAAATCCAGAGCATGAAAAATGCAGTCCccaaaaatgacaagaaaaggAGGAAGCAGTTGACAGAGGAGATTGCTAAGTTGGAGGCAGACCTCAACCAGAAACACGAGGAGGAATTAAGACAACTGAAATCTACGGCTGACACAAAA GTAGAAGAGATGATTAATAGAGTTGAGACCTTGAAGGTAGAGGATGGAGAACAAGAAGAAGTCAAACAGCCGCGAGTAACCAAGGCCCAGAAGAGAAGG GACAAGAAAGCTGCCCAGGAGAAGGAAAGGGAGACCAGGATAGCTGAAGCAGAGGTGCAGAACCTGCTGGGAGTGAGGCACCAGGAGGGTTTGAAGCTAGCTCAGAAACTCgcgcagcagcagcttcaaatCAAGGAGATTTCCTCTGATGGCCACTGCATGTACCGTGCCATCGAAGATCAGCTGGCACAGCGATCAAAG CCTGAGTTATCCATGAGTATGAAAGAACTTCGGTCTCGCACTGCTGACCACATGAGAAATCATGCTGATGACTTCCTGCCTTTCCTCACCAACCCGAACACTGGGGACATGTACACCACAG GTGAGTTTGAGAAATACTGCAGTGATGTGGAGCACACAGCAGCTTGGGGTGGGCAACTGGAA CTGAAAGCCTTGACCCAAGTTCTCAATTTGCCAATAGAAGTGATCCAGGCTGATTCTCCAACTATAAAAATTGGAGAAGAATATGACGGTGAACCCATCACCCTTGT CTATATGCATCATGCCTATGGACTAGGAGAGCACTACAACTCTGTGGAGCAGCTAAAGGACCCAGCTAATGCAGAGGAAAGCTGA
- the otud6b gene encoding deubiquitinase OTUD6B isoform X2 — MKNAVPKNDKKRRKQLTEEIAKLEADLNQKHEEELRQLKSTADTKVEEMINRVETLKVEDGEQEEVKQPRVTKAQKRRDKKAAQEKERETRIAEAEVQNLLGVRHQEGLKLAQKLAQQQLQIKEISSDGHCMYRAIEDQLAQRSKPELSMSMKELRSRTADHMRNHADDFLPFLTNPNTGDMYTTGEFEKYCSDVEHTAAWGGQLELKALTQVLNLPIEVIQADSPTIKIGEEYDGEPITLVYMHHAYGLGEHYNSVEQLKDPANAEES; from the exons ATGAAAAATGCAGTCCccaaaaatgacaagaaaaggAGGAAGCAGTTGACAGAGGAGATTGCTAAGTTGGAGGCAGACCTCAACCAGAAACACGAGGAGGAATTAAGACAACTGAAATCTACGGCTGACACAAAA GTAGAAGAGATGATTAATAGAGTTGAGACCTTGAAGGTAGAGGATGGAGAACAAGAAGAAGTCAAACAGCCGCGAGTAACCAAGGCCCAGAAGAGAAGG GACAAGAAAGCTGCCCAGGAGAAGGAAAGGGAGACCAGGATAGCTGAAGCAGAGGTGCAGAACCTGCTGGGAGTGAGGCACCAGGAGGGTTTGAAGCTAGCTCAGAAACTCgcgcagcagcagcttcaaatCAAGGAGATTTCCTCTGATGGCCACTGCATGTACCGTGCCATCGAAGATCAGCTGGCACAGCGATCAAAG CCTGAGTTATCCATGAGTATGAAAGAACTTCGGTCTCGCACTGCTGACCACATGAGAAATCATGCTGATGACTTCCTGCCTTTCCTCACCAACCCGAACACTGGGGACATGTACACCACAG GTGAGTTTGAGAAATACTGCAGTGATGTGGAGCACACAGCAGCTTGGGGTGGGCAACTGGAA CTGAAAGCCTTGACCCAAGTTCTCAATTTGCCAATAGAAGTGATCCAGGCTGATTCTCCAACTATAAAAATTGGAGAAGAATATGACGGTGAACCCATCACCCTTGT CTATATGCATCATGCCTATGGACTAGGAGAGCACTACAACTCTGTGGAGCAGCTAAAGGACCCAGCTAATGCAGAGGAAAGCTGA
- the LOC113154593 gene encoding ras-related protein Rab-5A, giving the protein MANRGGATRPNGPNAGNKICQFKLVLLGESAVGKSSLVLRFVKGQFHEFQESTIGAAFLTQTVCLDDTTVKFEIWDTAGQERYHSLAPMYYRGAQAAIVVYDITNEESFARAKNWVKELQRQASPNIVIALSGNKADLANKRAVDFQDAQSYADDNSLLFMETSAKTSMNVNEIFMAIAKRLPKSEPQAAGANTGRNRGVDLTEAAQPAKAPCCSN; this is encoded by the exons ATGGCCAATAGAGGAGGTGCTACAAGACCCAATGGTCCCAATGCAGGAAACAAGATCTGTCAGTTTAAGTTGGTGCTATTGGGGGAGTCAGCTGTTGGGAAATCCAGCTTAGTGCTCCGCTTTGTCAAAGGCCAGTTTCATGAATTCCAGGAGAGCACAATAGGAG CGGCCTTCCTTACCCAGACAGTCTGTCTAGATGACACAACAGTGAAGTTTGAAATCTGGGACACTGCAGGTCAGGAGCGTTACCACAGTTTGGCACCTATGTATTACAGAGGAGCACAGGCTGCCATTGTGGTCTACGACATCACAAATGAG GAGTCCTTTGCACGGGCAAAGAACTGGGTGAAGGAACTCCAAAGACAAGCTAGCCCAAATATAGTCATTGCGCTTTCAGGCAACAAAGCTGACTTGGCCAACAAAAGAGCTGTCGACTTCCAG GATGCCCAGTCCTATGCAGATGACAACAGCTTACTTTTCATGGAGACGTCGGCCAAGACGTCTATGAATGTGAATGAGATATTCATGGCTATCG CAAAGAGATTGCCGAAGAGTGAGCCTCAGGCTGCAGGAGCCAACACTGGGAGGAACCGGGGAGTGGACCTGACAGAAGCTGCTCAGCCGGCCAAGGCTCCATGCTGCAGTAACTAA
- the lrrc69 gene encoding leucine-rich repeat-containing protein 69: MAEAVVRALYGGSTSLNLSSKKVREVPQCVSRLSNLSVLLLNNNCITALPVELLSLQQLEELNLGNNALKEVPAVLGHLESLKKLYLYSNQITLVPPEVLDGLQNLVVLNLNHNQIQRLPPEIKSLRKLRHLSVLDNKLEEVPDELGLLTELSEINLTSNQLSFLPKQLYQCKDLTKLHVARNKLTSLPEGIRALTKLQVVDVAGNKLSMFPIEFHLLPLKELYCEGNRFVRCEPVSSVQNVEVLTLKELVARFVLSEDRNRSSLVHRMLPHYPSLSALLASGSCCAVCLGPFLTTWLECVHFVNLRKDMKMRRSLTIPVRALLCSYTCFNRKGQVYYGVATR; the protein is encoded by the exons ATGGCCGAGGCGGTGGTTAGAGCTCTATATGGCGGGTCCACGTCTTTAAATTTAAGTTCAAAGAAAGTCCGCGAGGTTCCTCAGTGTGTTAGCAGATTAAGCAACCTGTCGGTTCTCCTGTTGAACAACAACTGCATCACCGCGCTGCCCGTCGAGCTGCTCTCTCTCCAACAA TTGGAAGAGCTGAATTTGGGAAATAATGCCTTGAAGGAGGTTCCTGCTGTTTTAGGCCACCTGGAGTCGTTGAAGAAACTGTATCTGTACAGCAACCAGATTACACTGGTGCCCCCTGAAGTGTTAG ATGGGTTACAAAACCTCGTTGTGCTCAATCTGAACCACAACCAAATTCAAAGACTTCCGCCAGAGATTAAAAG TCTGAGGAAGCTTCGACACCTGAGCGTGCTGGACAATAAGCTGGAGGAAGTCCCCGATGAGCTGGGTCTTCTCACTGAGTTGTCTGAGATAAACCTGACTTCCAACCAGCTGTCTTTTCTGCCTAAGCAGTTGTACCAGTGTAAAGACCTAACCAAGCTCCATGTAGCCAGAAACAAGCTAACCAGTCTGCCAGAG GGAATTAGGGCACTGACAAAACTCCAGGTTGTGGATGTGGCTGGGAACAAGTTGTCTATGTTCCCCATTGAG TTTCATCTGCTGCCCCTGAAAGAGCTCTACTGTGAAGGCAACAGATTTGTGCGATGTGAGCCAGTGTCATCAGTGCAGAATGTGGAGGTTCTCACTTTAAAG GAACTGGTTGCCAGATTTGTCTTGAGTGAGGACAGAAACAGGTCCTCTCTGGTTCACAGGATGCTTCCACACTACCCAAGCCTGTCTGCCCTGTTGGCCAGTGGCAGCTGTTGTGCAGTCTGCCTGGGCCCTTTCCTCACCACCTGGCTggagtgtgtgcattttgtcaATCTGAGGAAG GACATGAAAATGAGGCGTTCATTGACTATTCCAGTGCGTGCCCTTCTTTGTTCATACACATGCTTCAATAGGAAGGGACAAGTCTACTATGGTGTTGCGACTAGATAA